From one Felis catus isolate Fca126 chromosome E2, F.catus_Fca126_mat1.0, whole genome shotgun sequence genomic stretch:
- the GCSH gene encoding glycine cleavage system H protein, mitochondrial produces MALRAVRSMRSAACSLRAASAPAAPCLPRPWGLRAGAVRTLRTGSALLSVRKFTDKHEWITTENGIGTVGISNFAQEALGDVVYCSLPEVGTKLNKQEEFGALESVKAASELYSPLSGEVTEINEALAENPGLVNKSCYEDGWLIKITLSNPSELDELMSEEAYEKYIKSIEE; encoded by the exons ATGGCGCTACGAGCGGTGCGGAGCATGCGGTCTGCGGCCTGCAGCCTGCGCGCCGCCTCCGCGCCCGCCGCGCCCTGCCTGCCGCGGCCCTGGGGGCTGAGGGCGGGCGCCGTCCGGACGTTGCGCACGGGCTCCGCTCTGCTGTCTG TGCGTAAATTCACAGACAAACATGAATGGATAACAACAGAAAATGGTATTGGAACAGTGGGAATCAGCAATTTTGCACAG gaagCTTTGGGAGATGTTGTTTACTGTAGTCTGCCTGAAGTTGGGACAAAATTGAACAAGCAAG AGGAGTTTGGTGCTTTGGAAAGTGTGAAAGCTGCTAGTGAACTCTATTCTCCTCTATCAGGAGAAGTAACTGAAATTAATGAAGCTCTTGCAGAAAATCCAGGACTTGTCAACAAATCTTGTTATGAAGATG GTTGGCTGATCAAGATAACACTCAGTAATCCTTCAGAACTGGATGAATTGATGAGTGAAGAAGCAtatgagaaatacataaaatctatTGAGGAGTAA